The Nitrospiraceae bacterium genome segment CTGGCATTGGTCCAGGAAGATATCCTCTGCCTTTGTGAAGCCGCCCATGTGCCGGTGATCTGGGCCACTCAGGTGCTGGAAAGCTTGGCGAAAAGCGGGTTGCCCGCACGAGCTGAAATTACCGATGCTGCTACCGGTCAGCGGGCCGAGTGCGTCATGTTGAATAAGGGAAGGTTTGTGGTGGATGCCGTGAAGACTCTCGCGGATTTGCTGAGTTCAAGAGAACGCCAGCGGATCAAGAAACGGCAAGTCTTTCGCGATATCACGGTCCAGCACGGCATATTCGATCGACCCGGGACTGATCTTCCGGCTACGGCCGGACCATCTGAGGAACCAGCTTGCGTGTAACTGCTCATGCGCGGATGCGTTCTTCTACCCTTTGTCATCGAATCTTCTTCTACTCGTCACGCATCACGGAGCTTGAACCATGGCTGACTTTCTAATGCCCACTCTCGGATCAGACATGACTGAAGGGACTCTGGTCGAATGGAGAAAGAAGGTTGGTGACCGGGTGGTCAAGGGCGAGATCCTTGCCGAAGTGGATACCGAGAAGGCCGCGATCGAGATCGAATCCTTTCATACAGGCATCGTCGAAAGACTGATCACAAGACCTGGGGATAAGATTCCGGTCGGCACTGTAATGGCGATCATCCGCGAGGAAGGAAGGCCGGCGGGAAAGGTGGAGGTCGAGGCCAAGGCTGCGATAAAGCCCCACGTGGAGGCTCCACCTTCCGTCGCGAGAAGGGCCATCCCGTCTCCGGCACCTGAGCCAGCACGACTTCGCGTCTCGCCGGCCGCGAGACAATTGGCGGCAGAACTGGGTATCGATCCATCGACCCTTCGAGGTACCGGACCGGACGGAGCCATTGTCCGCGAAGACGTGCTCCGGGCCGCACAGGCGAGTGGCAAGAGGCGAGAGACGAGAGGTGAAGAACAAGTGCAACCCCTTGCCCCTAGCGCCTCGCCCATGGCCGAGGCGCCTGGTACAGCGGCTGAGAGACAATCCCGGATGCGACAGACCATTGCCGCCGCGATGGCCAGATCGAAGCGCGAGATTCCCCATTACTACCTCAGCACCACCATCGACATGGGCCGGACCATGAACTGGCTCAAAGACGAAAACCTCAAGCGATCGGTAGCGGATCGGCTGCTCTACGGTGTCTTACTGATTAAGGCAGTCGCCCTGGCTCTGCGGCAGGTACCGGAGCTGAATGGATTGTGGAAAGGAAGCGCCGCTGTTCAGAGCCCCGACGTCCATGTTGGAGTAGCAGTGTCCCTTCGGCAAGGAGGCCTTATTGCGCCGGCCATTCATCACACGGACAAGCTCAGTCTTGACGAACTGATGAAACGGTTTCTGGATGTGGTAAAGCGGGCCCGAGCAGGAACATTGCGGAGTTCGGAGCTCTCCGATCCAACGATCACGGTCACCAGCCTCGGCGAACAGGGAGTGGAAACCGTCTTCGGTGTGATCTATCCTCCGCAGGTGGCCCTGGTCGGCCTCGGGAAAATCGTGGAACGCCCCTGGGTCGTCGAGGGACAGGTCGTTTCAAGACCGGTTGTGACCGCGAGCCTGTCCGCCGACCATCGCGTGACCGACGGCCATCGGGGCGGGCTGTTTCTCTCAGCCATCGATCGGTTGCTACAGGAACCAGGGCGGCTCTGAATCGATCACTTATGCAGGATGAACTCAAACAAACTGTTCTTCGCCTCCTTGGCGAGATCGCTCCGGAAACAGATCTGGCGTCAGTGAAACCGGATGTCAGTTTTCGCGATCAACTGGACATCGATTCTATCGACTTCCTCAACTTCATTGTCGCCATGCACAAGCAGTTCCAGATCGATGTTCCCGAATCGGACTACCCTGAGCTCACAACGATCGATGGCTGCGTCCGGTACCTCCGACGCATGCTGGCGCGATAGCAATCCGTCGCGTCCGGACACTGTACCGGAACCATGAACGTCTGGTTGTCTCGCGCTGCCCAATCGAGAGGCTTTGCACCAGCAGGTCGCAGGTTCAATATTGGTTGAAGACGCTTGTCCATCACTGACGATAGGTCGAGTATAATGGCAATGATGATCAACCGACGTTAGTTTTGTCCACTCAACCGGTGTTGTAGTCGAGCTACGTGTTCTGAGGAGAGGAACGCACACATGTTTCAGGGTCCTGTTTTGATTATCGATGATGATCCACTTGCGCAAAAGACGCTGGCTTCGATCTTGCGACTTCGTCAACAAGTCGAGGTGGAGATGTCGGACTCGACGGTCGGAGCCTTGGAATGGATCCGAGGGACCGACTATACCGTCATCATCTGTGATGCGAACCAGACTCGGCTGTCGGGGGAATCTTTCGTGCGGGCCGTACACAAGTTCCGTCCAGACACTCCGATTCTGCTTCTAACGGACCAGCGCACTCAGGTTGCCACATATGCTGCCATTGAGGCCGGGGCCTATGATGTTCTTTCCAAACCGATCGAGGATGAGACATTTCTACTGGCAGTGAGCCGGGCGCTCGAAGCCTCCCACTTGAGGCGCCAGGTCAAAGATCAGGGAGACACATTCCTGGCAGTCCTGGGAGAAGTGATGGGCGATCTTGAAGTTCTGTACCACGCCTACGGTCTGCGGGGTCATCTTGAGGCGATCATGGCGAGGGCGAAGGCAGAAGGATACTTCAAAATCATCGCTGATCCGAGCGTTCTCACAATGGCTTTTGCCGCAAGAGGAGGACCGCAATCGATCGAGCCTCGAGATCGTAACCCTCGCCTGCCTTCAGAATCTTGACTCCCTTGAGACGATCGCGGGACGCAGCCGTATCCAGTATCGGCTGCCACCGTAACCCACGTTTATGTGCAGGCAAGGTGAAGGGCAGCGGCTCATAGTGGGCATTCAGCAACACCAAGAACGTCTCATCCACGATCGGCTGCCCTTTCGGATCGGTCTCCTGAATCGCATCGCCGGCGAGCCTGATTCCCAGACATCGAATGTAACCTTGTGCCCAGTCGTCGTCCGTCATCTCCTTGCCGTCGGGCCGAAACCATGAAATATCCTTCACCTCCGCACCCCGGATTCGGCGGCCCTGAAAGAAACGGCGCCGGCGAAAGACCGGATGGCGCTGTCGTAAGGCGATCAGGCTTTTCGTAAAATCGAACAGAGCCTGTTGAGTTTTGCTGAGCTTCCAGTCAAACCAGCTGATGTCGTTGTCCTGACAGTAGCCATTGTTATTCCCGCGCTGCGTGCGGCCGATTTCATCACCTCCACAGATCATCGGAATCCCTTGAGAGAGCAGCAGGGTGACCAACATGTTGCGTTTTTGCCTCTCCCGCAGCTCAACAAGACGAGGATTATTGATCGGACCTTCCGCGCCGCAGTTCCAGCTTAAATTGTCGTCTGTGCCATCACGATTCTGTTCCCCATTGGCTTCATTGTGTTTCTGGTTATAGGACACGAGATCCTCTAGAGTAAATCCGTCGTGCGCGGTCACGAAATTTACGCTGGCGTAGGGACGGCGACCACTCGTCTCATAGAGATCGCTGCTGCCTGAGAGACGATTGGCCAGTTCGGCCACCTGTCCACCATCACCCTTCCAGTATCGACGGATCGTATCTCGATATCTCCCGTTCCATTCGGCCCAGCCGACAGGAAAGTTCCCGACCTGGTATCCACCTGCACCGAGATCCCACGGCTCGGCGATGAGCTTGACCTGCGACAGCACCGGGTCCTGATGAATGATGTCGAAAAAGCTACTCAGCCGATCGACATCGTGGAGCTCTCGTGCCAGGGCGGATGCTAGGTCAAATCGAAAGCCGTCCACGTGCATTTCCAGCACCCAATAGCGCAGACTGTCCATGATGAATTGAAGCACTCGCGGATGACGCACGTTCAACGTATTCCCGCAGCCGGTGTAGTCCATGTAGTAGCGCGGCCGGTCGGGCACGAGGCGATAGTATGACGAGTTGTCGATCCCCCGAAGCGAGAGCGTCGGTCCGAGATGGTTTCCCTCGGCGGTGTGGTTGTACACCACGTCGAGGATGACTTCGATTCCAGCACTGTGCAACGTCTTCACCATGGTCTTGAATTCCTGCACATGCTGTCCCCCGGACGTCGAGGTCGCGTAGCGGATGTCTGGAGCGAAAAATCCGATTGAATTGTACCCCCAATAGTTGGTGAGTCCGCGGTCGACTAAGTGCTTGTCGTCCACGGATTGATGAACCGGCAACAATTCCACCGCCGTGATCCCCAATCGCTGAAGGTGTTCGATAGCCGCGGGTGTCACAAGCCCGGCGTACGTCCCGCGAAGCTTCTCCGGAACATCCGGATGGCGTGCGGTAAACCCCTTCACGTGCATTTCATAAATCACGGTCCTGTCCCATGGTGTGCGGAGTAAGCGGTCTCCGCCCCACGTGAAGGACTGATCGAGCACGACGCACTTGGGGACATAACCCGCATTGTTGCCTAGGTCACACGAGAGGTCCGTTCGCGGATCGCCTAATCGATAGCCGAACATCTCGTCGGACCACTGAATCGTTCCGGCAATCGCCTTGGCATAGGGATCCAACAGGAGCTTGGCCGGATTGAACCGATGCCCGGCTTCCGGCTCGTAGGGGCCATGAACCCGATAGCCATAATGCTGCCCGGGCCGCACCTCCGGCAGGTAGAGATGCCAGACCTGATCGGTACGTTCCTCGATCCAAATTCGATGGCTCTCTTCGACAGCCCGCGCTCCCTCGAATAGACAGAGCTCAACCGCCCTCGCGTTTTCCGAAAACAGCGCGAAGTTCACCCCCTCGCCATCCCACGTAGCGCCCAGTGGATAGGGACGACCTGGCCAAGCTCTCATACATTCCCTCTCTCGGTGAATCTCATGGCCGCGATAAATCGAAGCTCACTACAATACTTCCGTCCCCTGGAGCAATGGTTAAGAAACCCGCTTGCCATCCCCTATCATTCATCCGTCATTGTCGAACGGGCCAGGGCTTCAGGAATCTTGATCCGCTGCTTACTTGGTAGCATGACAGTCATCGGGCCAGTTTTCCCTGAAGACAAGGACTAGTCTTCTGGGGTGCGCCAGGATCAAATTGAGAATTGTTTATGGCAACAGCCTTAATCAGCACAGACCGTCCAATCAATAGCACGGGCCCCGGTAAGAACCATTTGGCAATCTGTCATCCACCCTGTCGACATGCTAAATTTGTGCTAAAGAACAACGGAGAGTAGAGAGTCGAGAGGACCTACCGCAGCAAGCAGAAGTTTATCGGTCCTCGATTCCTTCGTTTAATCGACAAACCAGACGGAAGATCAGGCGGTTAGAGCACCGGGCACATCAGTCTCATTCCCAAACCCTCCTCCACCAGTAGCGAAATGGAAGCGCGCCCATTCCAACCGCCTTTATCAACTCGGCGCGAAAACGATAATTTCTCAACTACCTACACAAGAGCGAGACCATTCAAGTACCCCGATCTTATCTCCTCCTTCTCCTTGACTCCGGTGCCCCTGCAGTCTCCGGTGTTTTATCATCAATGTTGAAAGATTCCACAGTGCGCAAAGCAGTCCTGTCCTGTAACGCGACAGCTTGCTCCCAAGCCACCCCTTCCCCAATCCGACCAACTCCTTGAATCTGCAAGGGACACTGCCCTTTTCCGACATATCTGGCGCGTGGCATTACCGATGCACTTTCTCTGAGCGACAGCCAATACCAAACCGGCATATCGTCATGGTGAGTCACAATTACAGAGGTCATCGCTTGCTGGACCACGTCCTCATAAGGGAGCCACAGCAAGTATTCTTTCACACCAGAAGGAGGGAGTACCATGCCTGCACTGACACGATGGGAACCATTCGGGCGTTGGAATCCGTGGAAAGAACTTGAAGAAATGGAGAAACGCCTCTCCACTGTCTTTGGGCCTGCCCCGTCCACGGCCGGTGGCGACAAGAAGGAGGCGATCGCGGTCGCCGAATGGTCGCCGCTTGTCGACATCACGGAAGACGACAAAGAGTATATCGTGAAGGCTGAGATCCCGGAGATGAAGAAAGAGGAGATCAAAATCAACGTGCACGACGACGTCCTCACAATCAGCGGCGAGCGAAAATACGAGAAGGAAGAAAAAGGCAAGAAGTATCATCGCGTCGAACGAGCCTATGGTAGCTTTATGCGAAGCTTCACTCTGCCGGAGGATGCGGACGGCACCAAGGTTAACGCCGAGTACAAGGACGGCGTCCTCAAGGTGCGCTTGCCTAAGTCGGAAAAGGCGAAACCGAAGGCGATCGAAGTCAAGATCGCGTGAGCAAGAAAAGGTCAAGGTTGAGGTTTAGGGTGACACGAGAAAACCTGATCGGATGTACCTCAATCTGAACTTCGGCCCCAACCTTGATCGAAGGGAGGTTGCCATGTTTCGTCACCCACATTATCTGGAGGTGCCCTGGGACATTCACTGGCATCCTGAGACCACAAGACATCACCGTCATTTATGATGGTTGATCGGGGCATTGGTCCTTTTGGCGATGTTCTTGATTGGGGTTGGTGTCACGAGCGGACTCATGTAGGTTGAGAAGTCTATCTGGTTTGGTTGGTTTATGTGGTTTGTCTCGTTTCTTTAGTTCGAGGAACGACGTAAACCAGAAAACGACACAAACCCAGACCAACCGGATAAATCTGAGAGGCGAGGATAGCTGTGATCTTTCAGAACCGCGAAGAGGCCGGGCGGCGTCTGGCTGCCGAATTGATGCGCTATCGGGAGAATCTGGACGGCGTGATCCTGGCGCTTCCGCGAGGAGGAGTCGCCGTCGGCTATCAGCTCAGTCTGGGGCTGCATCTGCCGCTCGATGTCTTTATCACCCGAAAGTTGGGCGCCCCCGGCAATCCGGAATATGCACTCGGCGCGGTGGGTGAAACAGGGACGGTCTACCTTAACCCCACAGCGGTGGCCGAGTTCTGTCTCTCGCGGGCGGACGTTCAGGATCTGGTTAAGGGGCAACAGAAAGAAATCGTCCGTCGCCAAAATCTTTATCGACAAGGACGCAAGATGCCGACGGTTACGGATCGGACCGTGATTCTTGTCGACGACGGGATCGCCACCGGCTCCACCTTCTTTGCATCGGTCGAAGCGATCAGACACCTCAAGCCAAGACGCCTGATCGGGGCCATTCCGGTCGGGCCTGTGGATACGATTGCCGAAGGTAGGAAACGAGTCGATGAATTGGTCGTGCTTGCCACACCGATCCCCTTCTGGGCGGTCGGCAACCATTATGTAGATTTCACCCAGGTCGATGACCGCGACGTGGTGGAATACTTGAATCTGGCCGAGGAAGCGTTGCGTGAGCGAACACACTCATCGCCGGCCTAAACGAGCAAGGAGCATTCATGGCATCAAAAGTCAAAACAGCGGCGGGCTTGAGCACGCGGCGCGATCGGACCGTCCAGGAATATCAGCATGACACCTATAAACTACGCGGCAAACTGAAGGAACCGACTGCCTGTCCCGACTGCGGAGCGGTATTCCACAAGGGACGCTGGATGTGGGGCCCCACACCCAAAGGGGCGGAGCAGGCCACCTGCCCCGCTTGTCACCGTGTGAGAGACAAGTATCCCAAGGGCTTGGTCACTATCAAAGGATCCTTCAAGGACCAACAGCACGAACAGGTCATTGGCGTCGTGAAAAACACGGAGGAGAAAGAAAAGAAGGAGCACCCCCTCTCTCGAATCATGGCCATTGAACAGCAACGTGATGGTCTGGTGATTTCCACGACCGATACCCATCTGCCCCGGCGGATCGGCGAGGCGTTAAAGCATGCCTATCACGGCGAGTTGGTATTGCAGTACGAACAGGATGAAGATTTCGCACGGGTCACATGGACTCGTTAATCACGCCTTGGCCGGACTCAGATTCAACAACAGGAGAGGAGAGCTGAAGATGATGACTGGACGAGAGTGCCGTGTGCTTCGGGTCGTTGACTTCCTGATGATCGTGGCCCTCTCCGTGAGCGGGCTCGGCACAGCAGAAGCCAAGATTGTCGTTCCCGCCGGTGCCGTGATCGAAGCGGACGATGCGACGGTGAGCAGCATCGTCACGATGTTCGAACGGGCTGAACAGGCCGTGAAGGCTCACGATCTTGAGACGCTGCTGAGTCTCTACTCTTCCCAATATAATTATCACGGACTCAAAAAGGTCGACGTCCGGAAAATCTGGAAGGACCTCTTCGACGAGTATAGTGAGATCGCGAGCACTCACCTCTTCAGCAAAATCACGAAGGTCGGATCGGGAAGCCAGGCTGTCGTGGAAGTCACTTGCACCGGTCATTTGTGGGCGGTGTCCAAAACGAGTAAGCTCTATGTCCCGATCGATAGCTGGCATGAAGAAGTGCATTTTTTGATCTTCGAGGACGGGGCCTGGCGCATTCGCGGGAATGTCGGGGAATCACCGCGTGTCCTGCCGTTTGGCACGGCGCCGCATCCCCTTTTCTGAAATGCTGGGTGACCAATGTCACGCAGCCAGTCATTGTCGTGCATGCGGAGCCAGCGGACTATTTCTGGGCTGATAGCTGAACGCAGAAGGCTGAGCGGCAGGAGGTCTGGATGAGAGTCGCGATCGGCGTTGATTGGTCAGATCAAGCCTTTACGGCTGTGACGCAAACGTTTCACGCGTACCGTCCAAGCGACGTCACGCTGGTCCATGGCGTCGACCTTGGGATGTTTCAACACCCGATCGTCGCCGAAGCCGCTAACTTGCAGGGGTACGACGATTTCCGCAACGCGATGGTTGATGCAGGGCGACAACTCCTCGACCGCGCAGCATCGATGCTCCCGCCCGGTGTCGACAAGGTCAGGCGGGTGAATGAAATCGGCAGCCCCGCTCACGTCATCCTCAACGCCGCGAAAACTGTCGCGGCCGACCTCATCGTCGTTGGTGCGCGCGGGCAAAGTCGCGCCACCGAAGTCGTGCTCGGCAGTGTCTCCCATCGTGTGCTCAGTCATGCTCCCTGCTCGACCTTGATCGTGAAGGGAAATGCCAAGCCGATTCGGCAGGTGCTCGTCGCCATTGAAGGACGCGAGGACGCGGGGTGGATCAAGAAGTGGCTGTTGACGAACCCATTTACGGCTCCGGTGACACTGACCGTGCTCACGGTTGTTCCGTCCCTTCAAATGGCGGACCCGGCGAGCATCATCGGGTTTCAAGCCTGGTCGGGCACGGCGATGCGGTATGCGGAAGACCTCGTCAAAGAGGCCGGAGCGGGGCTGATGGGCGCCCATTATTCGGTCAGCACGCGTGCCGTCACGGGAGAACCGGCAGCCATGGTGGCTCAGCAGGCGAGCACCATGGATTTGGTAGTGGCGGCTTCACATGGTCGCACGGGAGTGGAACGTTTCCTGTTAGGAAGCGTGTCTCATTCGATTGTCCACCAGGTGGCATGCCCCATTCTGGTGATTCGCTGAAGCACATGGCGTTGACCTGTTGCAAAGGAGTCAATCCGATGAAAGAAACAGTTTCGGCAATCGCCATTCTTCTCGTCGTCCTCGGGACCTCATGGGTATCGGCACAAACGGTGCGAGGTAACCCAAAAGCGGGGCAGACGATTTATCAACAACATTGTGTCCGCTGCCACGGAGACAAACTGGAGGGGAAAGGCCCGGACTGGAAGGATTTAATCGTTCCGCCTGCCAATCTCACATCGCAGGTCCTACGGTCGAAGACCGATTGGGAACTCCTCGTCGCCATCTCAAACGGCGTGCTGTTCAGCCCGATGCACAGTTTTCGTGGAAAGCTGACGGATGAGCAAATGCTGGACGTGCTGTCATACATCAGGTCCGTGGCGCCGTTCGAAGCCGTCAGCTAGACCTCAAATTGTGTGCCGACAACCACCAGGTCTCCAAAGATTCATTGCCGGACTCCTGACATCCTTGTTGTTTGTGGTCCTGTGCGGCGGGACACAGGTCTCTGCCGGTGAAGCCCCCCCGGATCTCGAAGTCTTCGTCCGCGCTGGCTGCCCCCACTGCGAGGCAGCGAAGATCTTCCTTGAGGAACTTCGGCATGAACGACCCTCCCTCCACATCGCCGTCTACGACATCGCCGAAGACTCAGTCGCGCGGCAACGCCTTGACACGTTGACCATCGAACGGGGAATGACCGCCGTCGGTGTTCCCACATTCCTCATCGGCACAGAAATGATCGTCGGATTTCTCTCATCCAACACGACCGGAGCAGCGGTCCGGGCCAAACTCGACCAGCGTATTCAAAGCGCCGTAGCCCAGCCGACGGTTGAGGGAATCCCGACGAAGTGGTTCGGTGAACTTCGAGTCAGGGACTTGGGCCTTCCTCTTTTTACGATCGCGATCGGCTTGCTAGACGGATTTAACCCCTGTTCGATGTGGGTGCTGTTGTTCATGCTCTCCCTGTTGGCAAGCCTGGCCAACCGAATGAAGATGCTGCTCATTGCCGGAACATTTGTGGCCGTCGAAGGCGTTGCGTACTTCGCCTTCATGGCGGCTTGGCTGAACTTGTTTTTAATCATTGGTCTTTCTCGCATCACGGAACTGATCCTAGGCGGCATCGGGGTCTTCGCCGGAGCGGTCCACATCAAAGACTTCTGGGCATTC includes the following:
- a CDS encoding dihydrolipoamide acetyltransferase family protein, which gives rise to MADFLMPTLGSDMTEGTLVEWRKKVGDRVVKGEILAEVDTEKAAIEIESFHTGIVERLITRPGDKIPVGTVMAIIREEGRPAGKVEVEAKAAIKPHVEAPPSVARRAIPSPAPEPARLRVSPAARQLAAELGIDPSTLRGTGPDGAIVREDVLRAAQASGKRRETRGEEQVQPLAPSASPMAEAPGTAAERQSRMRQTIAAAMARSKREIPHYYLSTTIDMGRTMNWLKDENLKRSVADRLLYGVLLIKAVALALRQVPELNGLWKGSAAVQSPDVHVGVAVSLRQGGLIAPAIHHTDKLSLDELMKRFLDVVKRARAGTLRSSELSDPTITVTSLGEQGVETVFGVIYPPQVALVGLGKIVERPWVVEGQVVSRPVVTASLSADHRVTDGHRGGLFLSAIDRLLQEPGRL
- a CDS encoding phosphopantetheine-binding protein, yielding MQDELKQTVLRLLGEIAPETDLASVKPDVSFRDQLDIDSIDFLNFIVAMHKQFQIDVPESDYPELTTIDGCVRYLRRMLAR
- a CDS encoding response regulator, which produces MFQGPVLIIDDDPLAQKTLASILRLRQQVEVEMSDSTVGALEWIRGTDYTVIICDANQTRLSGESFVRAVHKFRPDTPILLLTDQRTQVATYAAIEAGAYDVLSKPIEDETFLLAVSRALEASHLRRQVKDQGDTFLAVLGEVMGDLEVLYHAYGLRGHLEAIMARAKAEGYFKIIADPSVLTMAFAARGGPQSIEPRDRNPRLPSES
- the glgX gene encoding glycogen debranching protein GlgX, whose protein sequence is MRAWPGRPYPLGATWDGEGVNFALFSENARAVELCLFEGARAVEESHRIWIEERTDQVWHLYLPEVRPGQHYGYRVHGPYEPEAGHRFNPAKLLLDPYAKAIAGTIQWSDEMFGYRLGDPRTDLSCDLGNNAGYVPKCVVLDQSFTWGGDRLLRTPWDRTVIYEMHVKGFTARHPDVPEKLRGTYAGLVTPAAIEHLQRLGITAVELLPVHQSVDDKHLVDRGLTNYWGYNSIGFFAPDIRYATSTSGGQHVQEFKTMVKTLHSAGIEVILDVVYNHTAEGNHLGPTLSLRGIDNSSYYRLVPDRPRYYMDYTGCGNTLNVRHPRVLQFIMDSLRYWVLEMHVDGFRFDLASALARELHDVDRLSSFFDIIHQDPVLSQVKLIAEPWDLGAGGYQVGNFPVGWAEWNGRYRDTIRRYWKGDGGQVAELANRLSGSSDLYETSGRRPYASVNFVTAHDGFTLEDLVSYNQKHNEANGEQNRDGTDDNLSWNCGAEGPINNPRLVELRERQKRNMLVTLLLSQGIPMICGGDEIGRTQRGNNNGYCQDNDISWFDWKLSKTQQALFDFTKSLIALRQRHPVFRRRRFFQGRRIRGAEVKDISWFRPDGKEMTDDDWAQGYIRCLGIRLAGDAIQETDPKGQPIVDETFLVLLNAHYEPLPFTLPAHKRGLRWQPILDTAASRDRLKGVKILKAGEGYDLEARSIAVLLLRQKPL
- a CDS encoding Hsp20/alpha crystallin family protein; translation: MPALTRWEPFGRWNPWKELEEMEKRLSTVFGPAPSTAGGDKKEAIAVAEWSPLVDITEDDKEYIVKAEIPEMKKEEIKINVHDDVLTISGERKYEKEEKGKKYHRVERAYGSFMRSFTLPEDADGTKVNAEYKDGVLKVRLPKSEKAKPKAIEVKIA
- a CDS encoding phosphoribosyltransferase family protein: MIFQNREEAGRRLAAELMRYRENLDGVILALPRGGVAVGYQLSLGLHLPLDVFITRKLGAPGNPEYALGAVGETGTVYLNPTAVAEFCLSRADVQDLVKGQQKEIVRRQNLYRQGRKMPTVTDRTVILVDDGIATGSTFFASVEAIRHLKPRRLIGAIPVGPVDTIAEGRKRVDELVVLATPIPFWAVGNHYVDFTQVDDRDVVEYLNLAEEALRERTHSSPA
- a CDS encoding BCAM0308 family protein, producing the protein MASKVKTAAGLSTRRDRTVQEYQHDTYKLRGKLKEPTACPDCGAVFHKGRWMWGPTPKGAEQATCPACHRVRDKYPKGLVTIKGSFKDQQHEQVIGVVKNTEEKEKKEHPLSRIMAIEQQRDGLVISTTDTHLPRRIGEALKHAYHGELVLQYEQDEDFARVTWTR
- a CDS encoding universal stress protein, encoding MRVAIGVDWSDQAFTAVTQTFHAYRPSDVTLVHGVDLGMFQHPIVAEAANLQGYDDFRNAMVDAGRQLLDRAASMLPPGVDKVRRVNEIGSPAHVILNAAKTVAADLIVVGARGQSRATEVVLGSVSHRVLSHAPCSTLIVKGNAKPIRQVLVAIEGREDAGWIKKWLLTNPFTAPVTLTVLTVVPSLQMADPASIIGFQAWSGTAMRYAEDLVKEAGAGLMGAHYSVSTRAVTGEPAAMVAQQASTMDLVVAASHGRTGVERFLLGSVSHSIVHQVACPILVIR
- a CDS encoding cytochrome c, which codes for MKETVSAIAILLVVLGTSWVSAQTVRGNPKAGQTIYQQHCVRCHGDKLEGKGPDWKDLIVPPANLTSQVLRSKTDWELLVAISNGVLFSPMHSFRGKLTDEQMLDVLSYIRSVAPFEAVS
- a CDS encoding glutaredoxin domain-containing protein gives rise to the protein MVLCGGTQVSAGEAPPDLEVFVRAGCPHCEAAKIFLEELRHERPSLHIAVYDIAEDSVARQRLDTLTIERGMTAVGVPTFLIGTEMIVGFLSSNTTGAAVRAKLDQRIQSAVAQPTVEGIPTKWFGELRVRDLGLPLFTIAIGLLDGFNPCSMWVLLFMLSLLASLANRMKMLLIAGTFVAVEGVAYFAFMAAWLNLFLIIGLSRITELILGGIGVFAGAVHIKDFWAFKRGISLGIPEAAKPGLYERIRKILQAENMTAALVGTVLFAVLVQAVELLCTAGLPALYTRILTLQQLDWLVYYGYLALYNIAYMLDDVIVLVVGVITISHYRLQEREGRWLNLISGTVMAGLGLVLLVKPAWLAP